DNA from Aggregatimonas sangjinii:
CGTGGCGGTACCCTTGAAATGTGTGGTCGAATCTGCCTGCTTACAGACCGAACCCGCCTTGCTTACGGGGTCGGAACGACAAGCGCTATTATTCCGCTAGGAACGAAGTCCCGCCCGATTTGCCCGGTTTATCTTTTACGATATTCTCATTTACGAAGATACCCATATCCCTACGTTTGCCGATATAATCGATTTGGGTGAGTACCGTAAGCAAACGGTCGATAACGTTCATAAAACCTGAGGCCAATTTGATGTTCTGGTTGACATCGTTATGGTTGTATTGCATATTAATGACATCGGTAAACATTTTTTCATAATCACCGCCTTTTAGGTCGGTCCATTCCCCAAAATAATTAAAAAGTTCTTCTTTGTTTTGTGGAGACGAAACATCTACGGAACCTTTGAAAACACGGGCAAAACTTACGATAATTTCCAATAATTCCTTGGGATGCATATCGTACTCTTCCCATTTTACCTTGGTAATTTGTTGAGCGAGATATACGTAAGCTTTATCGACCACTAAATGCATCGCATCGGCGATCGGATTATCACTTTGTTTCGAAATGATTTTCTGAACGATCATGATAGCGTTGCGCTCGGTCATTTTAAGGAAGTTCTCCGACTCATTGTAAAAGTCGACTAAGCTCTCATGCGCCGCCAAGGTGAGGCATGGCGGAATATAATCGGTAGCCGTAGCCAGACTTTTTCCGTCTTTCTCTATTTTGGCAATGGGAAGCTGATTCCCAGAAAGTCCCGATTTTTCCAGTTCCCCGGAAGTTATGAAAATGAAGAATTGATTGTTCGTCAAAAACGGATGCCGTGGCGGAATTTCCTTGGGGTCTTGCTCTCCAAAGGGAATCGTATTTTCCGTATCGAGGTTGATGAGCAAAAACCCTTCTTCCAATTTTTTATCGGCCAGTTCGTCCACCACGATTTCTTCTTTCACGGCCGGCGTATTTTCGGTAATTTCGATTCGGTTGCCGTTAGGGGTTATCGCCCTTAATTTTTTAATGGTGACCTTCAGACTTTTATGAATGTCCAGATTGATGGCATAGTCGTTGTTGCCGTCGAGATAGGACGCTAAAAAGCCATGACCGTACCTTCCCTTTCGAACCACATAGGCATCTTTAATACTATTCTCCGCAAAATTCTGGAGGTTTTGAAAATGCTCTTTCGAGATTTTCATGCCATCGACCCAATTGATCTTAAAATTCTTTATGTCTTCTATCATGATATGATGGTTATATGCGTTGGCAGACGACCGTATCGCCGTCCTTTAAGTTGTTTTCTTCTACCGTAAGTTCCGAATCGATATGTTTAGAGGCACCGTACCATTTGGGTTTACTATAAAAATACCACCCATACGGGTCGCCGGATTTATCGGTCAGCTCTATTTTGGTATGTGTCTTCTTTACATTATAATCATTTATAAAGAAAAAGAAAAGCCTACCAAATTCCATATTCTTTGGGGCTTTTGCCTTAAAACTGGTCATGTTGCCCGCCTGTGTACTTTTATAGAACATAAAGTTTAGCACAATCATGTTCTGTAGTTCGTAGTGTTTCGGGGTTTCGTATTTCTTACCCAAGGGATAATACCATTTCGTGTATAATTTGACGGGTATGGAAACCGAATATTTGTACAAGATGAAAAAACTTGTGGGTACCGTAAAAGCGGCCGCTACCAAGAAATAGTATGGCAGGTACTGCAAATCCTGAAAATGCGTGGCGATCATTATTATGGGTATAACCACGGCTAAAGAGGTAATTATGGCAAAAAGCAATTCCTTAAGCCCTTTGTCTTCATCGAACTTTTCAAAGGTATACCTGAAGAAAAAGGTGTGAAATGCGCCCGTAATCACAGCAAAGGTCAGCATCGAGAAATACCGTACCATGAGGGTAGATTGGCGTAGATTATAGATGATCGCTACGAAAATCGCCATTACCGCAATATGACCGGCCAAATAGAAATAATACTTTTTTCTTCTTTTCTTAAAACCGGGCGTTTTAGAAGCCAAGAGTGTCAAAACCAATATGACCACCACCATGATAATGATGAATGGCATGAGGGCCTCGATACTTATAAATCTTTTCAGGTAGCTTCTAATCATATGGTTCTAAATTGTCGCCG
Protein-coding regions in this window:
- a CDS encoding type VI secretion system baseplate subunit TssK yields the protein MIEDIKNFKINWVDGMKISKEHFQNLQNFAENSIKDAYVVRKGRYGHGFLASYLDGNNDYAINLDIHKSLKVTIKKLRAITPNGNRIEITENTPAVKEEIVVDELADKKLEEGFLLINLDTENTIPFGEQDPKEIPPRHPFLTNNQFFIFITSGELEKSGLSGNQLPIAKIEKDGKSLATATDYIPPCLTLAAHESLVDFYNESENFLKMTERNAIMIVQKIISKQSDNPIADAMHLVVDKAYVYLAQQITKVKWEEYDMHPKELLEIIVSFARVFKGSVDVSSPQNKEELFNYFGEWTDLKGGDYEKMFTDVINMQYNHNDVNQNIKLASGFMNVIDRLLTVLTQIDYIGKRRDMGIFVNENIVKDKPGKSGGTSFLAE
- a CDS encoding TssN family type VI secretion system protein — its product is MIRSYLKRFISIEALMPFIIIMVVVILVLTLLASKTPGFKKRRKKYYFYLAGHIAVMAIFVAIIYNLRQSTLMVRYFSMLTFAVITGAFHTFFFRYTFEKFDEDKGLKELLFAIITSLAVVIPIIMIATHFQDLQYLPYYFLVAAAFTVPTSFFILYKYSVSIPVKLYTKWYYPLGKKYETPKHYELQNMIVLNFMFYKSTQAGNMTSFKAKAPKNMEFGRLFFFFINDYNVKKTHTKIELTDKSGDPYGWYFYSKPKWYGASKHIDSELTVEENNLKDGDTVVCQRI